A region from the Xiphias gladius isolate SHS-SW01 ecotype Sanya breed wild chromosome 20, ASM1685928v1, whole genome shotgun sequence genome encodes:
- the LOC120806529 gene encoding iron-sulfur cluster assembly scaffold protein IscU-like produces MAGTVANKCLSPLAFLTRRLSAPEFITQCCYHKKVVDHYENPRNVGSLDKNSKNVGTGLVGAPACGDVMKLQIEVDDQGKIVDARFKTFGCGSAIASSSLATEWVKGKSVDEALTIKNTDIAKELSLPPVKLHCSMLAEDAIKAALADYRHKQQDGQQEAARASN; encoded by the exons ATGGCGGGTACCGTGGCGAACAAGTGTCTCAGCCCTCTGGCTTTCCTCACCAGGAGGCTCTCTGCTCCGGAGTTCATCACCCAGTGCTGCTACCACAAGAAG GTGGTTGATCATTATGAGAACCCACGTAATGTGGGCTCACTGGACAAAAACTCCAAGAATGTTGGGACTGGCTTGGTGGGAGCTCCAGCCTGCGGAGATGTAATGAAGCTCCAG ATTGAGGTGGATGACCAGGGGAAGATTGTGGATGCCAGGTTCAAAACCTTTGGCTGCGGCTCTGCTATCGCCTCCAGCTCTCTGGCCACCGAGTGGGTGAAGGGCAAATCT gtgGATGAAGCTTTGACAATAAAGAACACTGACATTGCCAAAGAGCTCAGTCTTCCACCGGTTAAACTCCACTGCTCCA TGCTTGCGGAGGATGCCATCAAGGCTGCTCTGGCTGACTATCGCCACAAGCAACAGGACGGCCAGCAGGAGGCAGCCAGGGCCAGCAATTGA
- the tmem119b gene encoding transmembrane protein 119b, translated as MLPMALHHIGLAAVFCISSSLATPLPFYSSLEGSTDEEELSNLTSSLPTSHPFSEYQTIPVRPIHVETDFLSQLVNFLEENKLLILVAATFILLVFFIICGAIFMSRRRKVNAYYPSSFPSKMYVDHRDKTGGAKLFKEMPEKPAPEQESEPVDSHKQLQADIMKAAKSLRTLNKSTDAAEGSDLSQKVTDCSPEDSSKPDGSILDQHLPSLPEEKEPWELSDSDAASAGGSPELSPPEQDDSQEPLIDRSLQPSSLHIHDSATFQLIAGEKTAF; from the coding sequence ATGCTCCCGATGGCCCTTCATCACATTGGTCTGGCTGCGGTGTTTTGCATCAGCAGCAGTCTGGCCACACCTCTACCTTTTTACAGTTCTCTGGAGGGAAGTACAGACGAGGAAGAGCTCAGTAACTTAACTTCTTCCCTGCCCACCAGCCACCCTTTCTCTGAGTACCAAACCATACCTGTTCGCCCCATCCATGTGGAAACTGACTTTTTGAGTCAGCTTGTGAACTTTCTGGAGGAGAACAAGCTCCTCATCCTTGTTGCTGCCACTTTCATCCTTCTGGTCTTCTTTATTATCTGTGGGGCAATTTTCATGAGCCGCCGGCGAAAGGTCAATGCCTACTAcccttcctccttcccctcgAAAATGTATGTGGACCACAGAGACAAAACCGGAGGTGCTAAACTATTTAAGGAAATGCCAGAAAAACCGGCTCCTGAGCAAGAAAGTGAGCCAGTGGACTCTCACAAGCAGCTCCAGGCCGACATCATGAAGGCTGCCAAGAGCCTGCGCACGCTAAACAAATCTACTGATGCTGCAGAGGGAAGTGACCTCAGTCAGAAAGTAACAGACTGTAGTCCTGAGGACAGCTCTAAACCAGATGGCAGCATCCTGGATCAGCACCTACCAAGTCTCCCTGAGGAAAAGGAGCCATGGGAGCTCTCTGACAGCGACGCGGCTTCAGCAGGAGGCAGCCCAGAGCTGAGTCCTCCAGAGCAAGATGACTCGCAGGAGCCTTTGATTGACAGGAGTCTCCAGCCCTCCTCTCTGCATATTCACGACTCTGCTACATTTCAGCTGATCGCAGGAGAGAAAACTGCCTTCTAA
- the selplg gene encoding P-selectin glycoprotein ligand 1 yields MMPLSTKEYLTLLWGISFLFSMETQSASLPETSSSNSTAEPNKSSRPLTTAHVLDNEREIQSATWAPTHRPAEVTVAATAETTVLPTMETKEADVNNKSDSSNGSVAVERPVAATASSSGPPFLHTSAALTTAGGDAQPSHNTMASETAKPTEALKQQWLTTSNNVTAPATTSATTSAASSAAVAVFSPQPSSSAKPDVPSKSSSSTTPDDSTQAPHFISSPPASTMTNMATNPASEVAPVFDITSLPVTVAEKSTTSAELSTSQPLSDTTPRSFTSQSPDTTGSSSTTDSRTATVSNDSAISTSAASTSPAGILIPHVPETNPTTRSTPAAPLEVSKSPPSTEVRPCSTRGVVTQCLIAIASLAGLATIFMVSTIILCTKLSARKYKVKKPQEATEMMCISALLTERNYTYTRQRSPVTNGVLVLPSDGDSDEEGGDNLTLSSFLPENYRFV; encoded by the coding sequence ATGATGCCTCTCAGCACGAAAGAATATCTGACTCTGCTATGgggaatttcttttttgttttctatggagacccagagtgcTTCTCTGCCGgagaccagcagcagcaactcaACTGCTGAACCAAACAAGTCAAGCAGGCCGCTCACCACTGCACATGTACTTGATAATGAAAGAGAGATTCAGTCTGCGACCTGGGCTCCAACTCACAGACCTGCAGAAGTTACTGTTGCTGCAACAGCAGAGACCACTGTGTTACCCACGATGGAAACCAAAGAGGCAGATGTGAATAACAAAAGTGACAGCTCAAATGGCAGCGTGGCTGTCGAGCGCCCAGTAGCAGCAACTGCAAGCAGCTCGGGTCCGCCATTTCTTCATACCTCCGCAGCGCTGACCACAGCTGGAGGCGATGCTCAACCTTCCCATAATACAATGGCCTCAGAAACAGCCAAACCTACAGAGGCGTTAAAGCAACAATGGCTCACCACTTCTAATAACGTTACAGCTCCTGCAACAACTTCTGCGACAACGTCTGCAGCATCttcagcagcagtggctgtgtTTTCGCCACAGCCCTCGTCCAGCGCCAAGCCTGATGTTCCATCCAAGTCATCCTCCAGCACCACTCCTGATGATTCAACTCAGGCTCCACACTTCATCAGCAGTCCCCCAGCTTCTACTATGACCAACATGGCAACAAACCCTGCCTCTGAGGTAGCACCTGTGTTTGACATCACTTCTTTACCCGTCACAGTAGCTGAGAAATCCACCACCAGCGCTGAGCTCTCTACGTCTCAGCCCCTTTCTGACACAACACCCCGCAGCTTCACATCACAGTCTCCTGACACAACAGGGTCGAGCTCTACCACTGATTCTCGCACCGCCACAGTGTCAAATGACTCTGCTATCTCCACTTCCGCCGCCTCTACCAGTCCAGCAGGAATCTTGATCCCTCACGTTCCTGAGACAAATCCGACGACGAGATCAACTCCAGCAGCGCCTCTTGAAGTCTCAAAGAGCCCACCCAGCACTGAGGTCAGACCCTGCTCTACCCGGGGCGTGGTGACGCAGTGTCTCATCGCCATCGCCTCCCTGGCTGGGTTGGCCACCATCTTCATGGTTTCTACCATCATCCTATGCACCAAGCTGTCAGCAAGGAAGTACAAGGTCAAGAAACCTCAGGAGGCGACTGAGATGATGTGCATCTCTGCCCTGCTGACTGAGAGGAATTACACCTACACAAGACAACGCAGTCCGGTAACTAACGGAGTCCTGGTGCTCCCCAGTGACGGAGACAGCGACGAGGAAGGAGGAGATAACCTCACTCTCAGCAGCTTCCTTCCAGAAAATTACCGTTTTGTTTAG